The following DNA comes from Pirellulales bacterium.
AGTCACGAATTAATTGAATGTCGCACTGGCGCTGCGGAATTTGGCGACGCGAAAACATTCGCCGCTGGATCGAAATCATCACGTCGGCCGGCAAATCGGTCATGCCTGTTGCCTCTGCGGCGCCAGGTGGAACTAAGGACCGGGCGTAATTGCAAAAGCTGGGTACGTTGGTCGTCACGAAGCCATACACCAGGCTGCACACGCCGATGATTTTTCCCGTGAAAATGCTGGTGTTGATGGCCGTTTTAGCGTAATCGCCAATGAAGCTGCCGACAAACTGCAAGCCCGTGGAGGTTTTTTCTCCCGCATATTCCGCGTGGACAATTCCGTAAGTGTTTTTCAAATCGCTGTTGCAGGTTCCAGCGCCGATGTTCACCCAACTACCGACGTAGCTGTGGCCCAAGAATCCATGATGTTGTTTGTTGCTAAAGGGTTCGATAATGCTCCCTTCCACCTCGCCGCCGACCTTGGTGTGGTGCCCCAGCGAAACGCAATCTTTCAGGGCGGCATGCTCGTTCACCTTGGCGCACGGTCCAATGTAAACCGGCCCGCGGAGAAAACAGAACGGGCCGATCGTGGCTTCGTGATCGATGATGATGGGTCCATTTTTGGTATCGGTGACCACATGCTCACCCAGCGAAGCTTTTTCGGCCACGAACACCCCGTCGCGCACTTCCCTGTAACCGGGATGCGGCACCACCGGATGGCTACCCGCCGGACCGCTGGCTGCGGGATAACTTTGCGGCGGCCCTGTGCGGATGCGGTATTCCAAATCTTCGCGACAGCATGCCAGATGGTGGCGCAGCACGTCGTGCGGATATTCCAACAGCGGCAAATCGACCGTCAGTTGTGGAAGCTTGAACGATTCGATCAGCGAAACGATTGCGGCAGCGGCAGCATCGCCGGTGGGCAACTCGATCGGCCTGGATGGTTTGGCAATCAAGGCCGCGGCGATTTGATTTTTTTGCTCGCCCGCCATGACAATGCCTTCGCGCCGGGCATCGGCCAGGGCTTTTAGCCGCTGAAAAACAGCAATCGACGGCGCCATTCGGGCGTTTACAAACAGCACGGGTCCGGCTAGCGGCTGGGAAGGCACGCGCTGCGGAAAGGTTTCGGCTTCGACGGCCGCCAAGTGCTTTCGCACGACGGTTAGCTCCGGCCCCAGCGTGCTAACCAATTGCACCAGCTTGTATCCGCCGCAAGTGATGGCGAATGCCGGCTCGGCGCAGGCCAAGGGAGCCAGGCGTGTGGTCAGTTCGTCTTCGAACAAAACAATTTGCATGCGGGCCGCCGAAAGTTGAATCGCCGGTTGCCTAAGCCTAAGAAAGCCGCGCTCAACACATAACTGTACCTCGCGGAAGTCACGCTTGGTATCCGGCGCAGGAGCGACAAAAAATCAAAGCCCCAACAAGTGAACCTGCGAAGGAACCTATCGCTGAGCTGCATTTTCCTCGGCTCGTTCCGCCTGACTGGCGGCGGGCTTGGAATCGAGAAACTCCACGCTGTCGATCATCGCGGCATCCTGGTCATGAAATTGATCGACCAGCGGGGTTTCCATAGTGAAAATGAGGTTCAGCGCCTGGCCGTGTTGATTGTTCAACAGGTAATAGCGCCACTGAATGGGCAGATCCTGGGCGGTTCCCTCGGCGACCGATTGCAAAATGTGCAAGCCGGCGGGGCTGCTGCTCTCTTTGGCCCGCAAAAATTTGGCGAATAAATTCCCCAGAGCCTGCTGGACGTCGGTTTGAAAGTCGGTTAACTCCAGCGGCTTTTGCGCATCGATACTGGCGGCGGCGACATTGCACTGGGCAACCAAATCCCCCCGATCGATTAGCCGCAGAACAACTAAATCGGGGTCATCGCGCGTGATATGCCAGCGGCGATCGTACAGAAAGCGGAAGTTTTTGCTGTCAGAAATGTATTCCAGCGGCGGCGGCACGTCGGAATCGGGAAGCTTGGCCGCCTGCACCACGTCGCCGGTTAACAATTTGGAATCGGGCTGGGGAGTAATGTTCAATCGCATTTTCGCCACGACATCTAGGCCGGCCCCCACGTGCCCGATGCCGCGCTGTTCTTTGATGGCCAAGAGCAGCACTTTGGGAAGTTGACGCTCCAGGTCGTACAGCAGCTTGGCTTTCAATTCGATGTCGGTCGCCACGCCGTCGATGGCCCCTCCCAGTGTGCCTGCCATCATGATTTCGGCCACGCCGTCTTTCACGCTGGCCAGTGTGCATTCCACTTCCGTATGACCGACGACATCGAGACACAGGAATCTCGCCAGCACATCGTCCGTGGGCTTCCAGCGATGGCCAATTTCCACGTCGGCCTGCGGCAACAGCTCGTCCAAGACCAACGTGTTGGCGGGAACATCGATCAATTCCAATTCATCGCGCGTCAAAGGACCGTTGGGCGAGGACAAAAATGCCGACTGCTGATTGGCAACCGCGGCAATGGTTTGGCGGCTGTCGCGCAATTGCGGCCGGGTAACTTTACTGGCAATTTTGATCACGGCTTCGGCATCGTCATAATGGCGAATAGCCAGGCGGTGTGCGAGATTGCTGCCATCATCCAGCCGCTGTTCGTCGTATGCGAATTTCGCAACGACACTCATCGGGACGGAATCGGTTTTCTTATCGGTGGCAAGATTAGCGGCCGCATCGCTGGAAGCCGCGCCGGCGGCCAA
Coding sequences within:
- a CDS encoding putative sugar nucleotidyl transferase; the protein is MQIVLFEDELTTRLAPLACAEPAFAITCGGYKLVQLVSTLGPELTVVRKHLAAVEAETFPQRVPSQPLAGPVLFVNARMAPSIAVFQRLKALADARREGIVMAGEQKNQIAAALIAKPSRPIELPTGDAAAAAIVSLIESFKLPQLTVDLPLLEYPHDVLRHHLACCREDLEYRIRTGPPQSYPAASGPAGSHPVVPHPGYREVRDGVFVAEKASLGEHVVTDTKNGPIIIDHEATIGPFCFLRGPVYIGPCAKVNEHAALKDCVSLGHHTKVGGEVEGSIIEPFSNKQHHGFLGHSYVGSWVNIGAGTCNSDLKNTYGIVHAEYAGEKTSTGLQFVGSFIGDYAKTAINTSIFTGKIIGVCSLVYGFVTTNVPSFCNYARSLVPPGAAEATGMTDLPADVMISIQRRMFSRRQIPQRQCDIQLIRDLYAQAQRERQLPHEPLAL